In Pseudochaenichthys georgianus chromosome 6, fPseGeo1.2, whole genome shotgun sequence, a single window of DNA contains:
- the synm gene encoding synemin translates to MPFKRTFESEKHQLQELNSRLFQYLSRTKQLEQENVHLITEINKLRQAKTTELEPKCKGEMRELRRMVEQLSFEKSQAEMEREKLWRELQMVQSLCSEQTGVCRDISGELKGCEKELQHAHKINVELQQRLCQLENESKGLEEVQRKEKVHLRRQVDSRMVPIITQIYRGPPAATMEEVQEYARSLSEGWMETFDMYQRKVEEMEQSIKEDQERMSDLQREKIMYASELDKLRREGDKQGKIQFHLEEELMHMQEKFRVDFSEYQMIIEQLEHERNLMADTIAEKMRDHQNLLQVRMDLGMEVASYRALLEGERMALQDTHRRVTPQHRERIIDIRMPALPYTQRASTSTSRQHTNTRYTPSTSNLTRSPLPSSGSTSPSRVIPISVAARARHQSPASRRDMISFTKSRASTSAPATTTTSVTKDKPTSQSEYQIKRHIQKTEAEENTEIKKMEDQASHKTSSSTDTRSVRMVSLQMMSLSKKTEAENKKQVSDEKEKDDVNEGYFKDEWKTVSTIVPSERKILNSVSVEEIIEKAMRPEGLEARVSSPGESKVRYHVEKIEQEDGTTKTQIVLESKVEEELDLSEDSVLEDLLSQGVMKVSLEDIKDTATGSMIQNLLSGLQASRNLENKSVNVEIIEEPVESYNDEDLEFESRSTFYEPSSTYFQIEELENIPHEAQVPRSDREEVTDHFKGGFDVREVSRQSESSYLSHEEPHEYFVSTPDDNLSEIDDGGDITSYGHYGMVDDLSDERYYQDEGLPSKRVIVEESDEYKFMSDDHSFVKDSFPECIIEEEVCVSPVVQESMLEFLREDSLEPREQLKGVLEKLQSSVSGPLKEELAFLSKVSSDGSQNVEVKKVTQSSDNGNMTIVAELNVSQSLEDSGLLEAEGDMSEEQIMALLRSSNPGLEKAFQGGAGGGYSFRVSKEEDVVTGEEFEGFTSEGGFSSEVTEKHIKLGPSEKSFTFQMDVEGSHAEATSEQELLSQAVHSPVKISHQKRVATVYLERPTDD, encoded by the exons ATGCCTTTTAAGAGAACTTTCGAGAGCGAGAAACACCAGCTGCAGGAGCTCAACAGCAGACTTTTCCAGTATCTCTCTCGAACGAAGCAGCTGGAGCAGGAAAATGTGCATCTTATTACTGAAATAAACAAACTGAGACAAGCAAAGACGACAGAATTGGAGCCCAAGTGCAAGGGCGAGATGCGGGAGCTGAGGAGAATGGTGGAGCAGCTGTCGTTTGAAAAGTCCCAGGCTGAGATGGAGAGGGAGAAGCTATGGCGGGAGTTGCAGATGGTCCAGTCCCTGTGCAGCGAGCAGACTGGGGTGTGCAGGGACATCAGTGGCGAGCTGAAAGGCTGCGAGAAGGAGCTCCAGCACGCGCACAAGATCAACGTTGAACTCCAGCAGCGTTTGTGTCAACTAGAAAATGAGAGTAAAGGCTTGGAAGAAGTGCAGAGAAAGGAAAAGGTCCATCTGCGGCGTCAGGTGGACTCCCGCATGGTGCCCATCATCACGCAAATTTACCGCGGGCCTCCTGCAGCCACCATGGAGGAGGTGCAGGAGTATGCCCGCAGTCTGTCCGAAGGATGGATGGAGACTTTTGATATGTACCAGAGGAAGGTGGAGGAGATGGAGCAGTCCATTAAAGAGGACCAGGAGAGGATGAGTGATCTGCAGAGGGAGAAGATTATGTATGCCTCTGAGTTGGATAAATTACGCAGAGAGGGCGACAAACAAGGGAAGATTCAGTTCCATCTTGAAGAAGAGCTGATGCACATGCAGGAGAAATTCAGGGTGGACTTCAGTGAATATCAG ATGATTATTGAGCAGTTGGAGCATGAGAGGAATTTGATGGCTGACACTATTGCAGAAAAGATGCGAGACCACCAGAACCTTCTGCAAGTCAGGATGGACCTGGGCATGGAGGTGGCTTCCTACAG GGCTCTCCTGGAAGGTGAGAGAATGGCTCTGCAAGACACTCATAGGAGGGTGACTCCACAGCACAGAGAAAGAATAATAG ATATAAGGATGCCTGCCCTGCCCTACACTCAAAGAGCTTCCACCTCAACCAGCAGACAACACACAAATACCAGGTACACACCGTCAACTTCAAACCTGACAAGATCTCCTCTGCCTTCCTCTGGATCCACGAGTCCCTCCAGGGTCATTCCTATTTCAGTTGCAGCCAGAGCTCGGCATCAGAGTCCTGCATCTAGAAGGGACATGATCTCATTCACCAAATCTCGGGCTTCCACCTCTGCCCCTGCGACCACGACCACCTCCGTCACTAAAGATAAACCGACAAGCCAGAGTGAATACCAAATTAAACGACATATCCAGAAAACAGAAGCAGAGGAAAACACTGAGATCAAAAAGATGGAGGATCAAGCCAGTCACAAGACTTCCTCTTCTACTGATACCAGATCAGTGAGAATGGTGTCCCTGCAAATGATGAGCCTGAGCAAGAAAACTGAGGCAGAAAACAAAAAGCAAGTGTCAGATGAAAAAGAGAAAGATGATGTGAATGAAGGGTATTTCAAAGACGAATGGAAAACAGTGTCTACAATTGTCCCTAGTGAGAGAAAGATTTTAAATTCTGTGTCTGTAGAGGAGATTATTGAGAAGGCGATGAGACCAGAAGGTTTGGAAGCTAGGGTTAGCTCTCCTGGAGAATCCAAGGTAAGGTACCATGTGGAGAAAATTGAGCAGGAAGATGGAACAACTAAGACACAGATTGTGTTGGAGTCCAAAGTGGAAGAAGAGCTTGATTTGTCTGAGGACTCTGTACTGGAGGATTTACTGAGCCAAGGGGTTATGAAGGTGTCACTGGAAGATATCAAGGACACAGCAACAGGAAGCATGATCCAGAACTTGCTGAGTGGCCTGCAGGCAAGTAGAAACTTGGAAAATAAGTCTGTCAATGTGGAAATCATTGAGGAACCGGTGGAGTCTTACAATGATGAGGATCTTGAGTTTGAGTCGAGATCTACTTTTTATGAGCCCTCCTCAACATATTTTCAAATTGAGGAGCTAGAAAATATCCCTCATGAGGCTCAAGTTCCGAGGAGTGACCGTGAGGAGGTGACAGATCACTTCAAAGGTGGGTTCGATGTCCGGGAGGTTTCTAGACAGAGTGAATCTTCATATCTCTCCCATGAAGAGCCACATGAGTACTTTGTCTCCACACCAGATGATAATCTTTCTGAAATCGACGACGGTGGTGACATCACCTCATATGGACATTACGGTATGGTAGATGACCTGTCAGATGAGAGGTATTATCAGGACGAAGGTCTTCCATCCAAAAGAGTGATTGTAGAGGAAAGTGACGAATACAAGTTCATGTCAGATGATCACTCATTTGTCAAGGATAGTTTTCCAGAGTGCATCATTGAAGAGGAGGTTTGCGTCTCCCCTGTAGTGCAGGAGTCAATGCTGGAGTTCCTGAGGGAGGACTCTTTGGAGCCCAGAGAGCAGCTAAAGGGAGTTCTGGAGAAGCTACAAAGCTCAGTGTCAGGTCCACTGAAGGAGGAGTTGGCTTTCCTCTCAAAAGTGAGTAGCGATGGTTCACAGAATGTGGAAGTCAAAAAGGTCACACAGTCAAGtgacaacggcaacatgactaTAGTTGCAGAGCTCAACGTCTCGCAAAGTCTGGAAGACTCTGGGCTGCTGGAGGCAGAAGGTGATATGTCTGAAGAGCAGATCATGGCACTGCTCAGATCTTCTAACCCGGGGCTTGAGAAAGCCTTccaggggggggcaggaggggGATACAGCTTTAGAGTCTCCAAAGAAGAGGATGTTGTGACTGGTGAAGAGTTTGAAGGCTTTACTAGCGAAGGAGGCTTTTCATCTGAAGTCACTGAGAAACACATCAAACTGGGCCCATCAGAAAAGTCCTTCACCTTCCAGATGGACGTAGAGGGCAGCCATGCTGAGGCCACCTCAGAGCAGGAGCTGCTCTCTCAGGCCGTGCACAGCCCGGTGAAGATCTCTCATCAGAAAAGAGTTGCAACTGTCTACCTTGAAAGGCCGACAGATGATTAA